The DNA window GGTCCAGGGACATGGGGACATAGAGGCACTGAGAGAAAGTCTAACGCTGTAGGAAAAGGCTTCCTCGGCTAAGGTAAATTGGGAAAATCGGTAATCCAACACAGGCGACTGCGTGTGGTCTCCCTGGTGGCCTTACATGGGGGAATAGCGGGTGGAGAATTCTGGGGATTTATTTGGGTGACGACGAGATGGTCGCTAAAAAGTGCAAGCTAAGTTGTCGAGATGGAAATGGTCGCTACCTCAGCTGTCCTGCAGGGGAAGAACTGCAGGACTGTAAACAATCTCGTGGCCTCTCTTTTGTGGCACAGACTTCAGGTGTTAGCACCCCCACCAGGACTGATTAAACAGCGACAGAAGATGCTGGTGGACTTTTTCTGGTCTGGTCATCACTGGATGAGAGCGTCAGTCCTGTATCTCCCTGTGACGGAAGGGGGGCAGGGCCTCATAGACATTGCCTCCAGGATGGCTGGTTTTCGTTTCCGGACGGCACAGACGCTGTTGTACAAAGACTCAATCTGCTGGTCAGCCGTCGCTCGTCTGCGGCTAGGTTATGACAAACATCTGTTTCTGCTGTCCTCTAGCCCCGGTTTGGATGGACTGTCACCTTTTTACAGCTCTGTCCTTGATGCTTGGCAGACTTTGGACTTTACTCGAGCCTCTGCAGAGCCTggattgtggttgtttgaagaACCACTATTCAATAACAGTTTTCTACCTTTGAGTGCCTTTTCGTCTGACACAATGAGAAGCGCTTTCAGGGAAGCAGGGATTGTGAAGATGGgacacctaatgaggacatcccCAGAGAAACTGGTGGCCACTCCAACCGGGTTCTACAGGGTCTGGTGAAGGAGGTGTGGCAGTCGCTGTCAGAAAAACACCAGGACTTTATGCGGAACAGTGATTTAGCTCACCAGTGGAGTGAGGGGGCTAAATAAAGTTccttgaaaaagtcaaaaaaagtcttctttttcttcgtcttcttcgtctttttcttcttctttttcttcttcttcgtcttcttcttcgtcttctttttcttcttcgtcttcttcttcgtcttcttcgccttcttcttcgtcttcttcttcttcttcgtcttctccttgttcttcttcttcgtcttctttttcttcttcgtcttcttcttcgtcttctttttcttcttcgtcttcttcttcgtcttctttttcttcttcgtcttcttcttcgtcttctttttcttcttcgtcttcttcttcgtcttctttttcttcttcgtcttcttcttcgtcttctttttcgtcttctttttcttcttcgtcttcttcttcgtcttcttcttcgtcttcgtcttcttcttcttcttcttcctgtgTAAACGCTACATGGCGAATTACTGCCCTCCTCAGCTCTAACGTTTCTGTAGCAATGGAAaagaatatatccatccattttctgtaccgctttatccttacaagggtcgcgggcgtgctggagactctcccagctaactgcaaactccacacaggcgggatttgaaccccgatcctcagtactgtgaggcagatgtgctaaccgtgcttccatatatatatatataattttttttttcattatttctacaaaaactgataaGTAAAGTAAATcagtaaatcaaattaaaaaatccaattttttgaattcctaatTTCAcaggttttatgagctggaagcccaaattattgTACagcgccaattccaatgaagttgggacattgtgttaattCATGTCTGACCAAACCATTTTTCAACATATCAGTGAAAGAGTGAGTGACCCCTGAGTGGTCTTTTAATTCACTGGAAAGTCCATCTCGGGTTTTGGATAGACTTCCATCTGAACGAGCAGGAACGGAAACAGGCCGCCTGCttagaaataataaatacatacatggtATAAacagcgggtacggaaagtattcagacccctttcatttttcactcttttttatattgaagccattttctaaaattatttaagttcatttttttcccacatgaatgtacacacagcaccccatattgacagaaaaaaacaaacaattttttttttatttttgcagatttattaaaaaagaaaaagtgaaatatcacacagcaccacctcggccgcgcacctgtcgtcaatcagccctcatcatcacctgcataaaagcctgccagatcccggaaactctcgccagagtattgaagCTTTCCTGCGGTACAACGGCGTGACCAGGTATTGGAAGTGTCCGAGGGGGGGTATTGAAAGCGGTTTTCAATTTGTCCCCCTCGATGATACGGATGAGATGAGTCCAATTGGGTAAATATctgggcgtcacagaggggttcaaatgagggCTCAGTGAATAAACATTGCTTTTTCAATGGCGACCTGGCCcggaaggcagcaagttaaacatCAAGTCcgagtcaatcacattcaagtttatttcaagtgtttattttcaagtaattatttggaggactatttgtacttttactaGAGTCATATTATTCCAAAGTAACAGCACTCTTAACTttacaatacaatatttggGCTACTCTAGCCACCTCTGGTCCTCACCTGAACCGCCTTAAGCCCCAGGCCTTGCCCTAAACCGAACCATTAAAACGTCTTTGTTTCtatttcatacaaatgtaaTCCATGTTTGGGATTGTCAACTCGTTCCTTTCcgcgacgcaggagccaatcatgttgcggCGGAGCGCGCCTTGCCTGGCAACGGGAATCCTCACAACGCGGCCCGAGCACATCTGGCATAGATATAAATAACTAGATACGCCCGAGCGCTTAAccaacgtgcctacgtggcggccatgtgtgAAGGGTCGTCGTTCCCACAGCAATGAAGTCGAACCTTGCTCATTTCtgaaccgattttcatgagggtttGTGTTTTGTCAACGCAAAAAGCGGATGCTATCAATAGACATTAGAAAAAAAGCACACGTGAAAGGGACTCCCAGTTCACTTGTCGCAATTGCACGGCGTTTTACGTTTTTACGTACgcagcacatccatccatccatcttctcctcactagggtcgcgggtgtgctggagcctatgccagctatgaagtggtcgccagccaatcgcagggcacacataaacaaacaaccattcgcactctcattcacaccaacggggacaacatgcaaagaACATTTGTcctctgctaaccagtcgtccgccataTGCAACACAATGTACCGGCATCTTTGCCCTCCCTAGCTTAGCATCGCCGTCGGCACGGAGCTCAAAATTGCCGTGGTTGCGATACCTATACATATCTGTGACATCTTGGGGTTGAAGTGGTGCCCGCGAGATTGCCTGTGTGCAAATCAACTGGCAGGCTGAAAACACTCACTTTTCGCATACTCGGTTAGCCAACAATATAAACGTACACGTTAATGTGTCtgtgtctctttttatattcaaactatttttttttcttcctgctgGCAGTTAAAGTTTAACATGGTGCGGAGCGAATGGGTGAATATTTGAGCCAATGCTGTTCTTCGTGTTTCGGCTGTTGCGACCATCTGTTGAGAAAAGTGTCCCACTTTCCGTTTGGACTATCAAACTACATAACAGGTATTTGTTTTCCCCTCTACAAAATGTTCACTCTAATTTGATTTCTGGAGCTCTTTAAATAATGTGTatcataaaaaatacacaaattccttgtgtgttttggacatacttggcaaataaagatgattctgattctgattctgaaatacaGACCGAACATAAAAcaggctagttttttttttttgctaaaaattTCAAACCACCTGTATGAGTTGTATTATTTCTTTTACGGGATATTTGGGGACAGGGAAAAGGGGAGCACTGTAAACTATGTACTCTTAAGACCCTCATGCGGGATACTGCAGtcacttgcacacacaaaagTTAGACCAGACTCATTTAGCTCGCTGAAATATACAGTGGGATTcgaaaaatctgcaaaaatttcaaccattcaaatgtatttatttatttttttgtccatatggggtgctgtgtgtacatcaataaggggaaaaaatggacttcaatgattttagcaaatggctgcaatataacagagtgaaaaagttaagggggtctgaatactttccatacccactatGTATATAGGAGGATgaaagtcaaaaaaaaacaaaaacaagtaattgAGTCATTTTATTAATTCGCAACTCAATACTTGTAATTTTAGCAATcgctaaaaaaaactattttatgacACTGGAAAGATAAACAAGTTAACAACATTAACCAATCGCGAAATCTTATCATAGAGTATACAACGCGAGAAAATATCTCTGCTAAACTGACTAACCAAATAACTTTAAGAAaagctggtcacctttcattaaaatggctcagtcgttcacaagcaaagatggggcgaggttcacctctttgtgaacaagtgtgtgagaaaatagtcgacaatgttcctcaacgtacaattgcaagggatttagggatttcatcatctacggtccataatattatcaaaaggttcagagaatctggagaaatcactgcatggacgcggcaaggcccaaaaccaacattgaatgcccgtgaccttcgatccctcaggcggcagtgcatcaaaaaccgacatcaatgtgtaaaggacatcaccacgtgggctcaggaacacttcagaaaaccaatgtcagtaaatacagttcggcgctacatccgtaagtgcaacttaaaactctactatgcaaagcaaaagccatttatcaacaacacccagaaacgccgccggcttctctgggcccgagctcatctaagatggaccgatgtaaagtggaaaagtgttctgtggtccgacgagtccacatttcagattgttttgggaaattgtggacgtcgtgtcctccgggccaaagaggaaaagaaccatccggactgttatggacgcaaagtttaaaagccagcctctgtgatggtatggggctgtgttagtgccaatggcatgggtaacttgcacatctatgaaggcaccaaaaatgctgaaaggtacatacaggttttggagaaacatatgctgccatccaagcgacgtctttttcatggacccctgctaatttcagcaagacaatggcaaaccacattcaaaacgtgttacaacagcgtggcttcgtcgtaaaagagtgcgggtgtgtgtggcgcattatgaagcgtaaaattcgacaacggagaccccggactgttgaacagctgaagctgtacatcgagcaagaatgagagacaattccacctacaaagcttcaacagttagtgtcctgagttcccaaacgttgattggaTGTtgtgtgatgtaacacagtggcaaacacgaccctgtcccagcttttttggaccgtgttgcagccatcaaattccaagttcatgattatttgctaaaaacaatcaagtttatccgtctgaacattaaatatcttgtctttgtagagtcgtcaatgaaatataggttgaacgtgatttgcaaatcattgcattctctttttgatttatgtttaatacaacgtcaTTGGATTTGGGGTACACACAAAATGACGTAGGTAATTATGCTGTTAGGCTATTTTCTCAAATAGTGttttaatcaaatgtatttttccacgGCTGTTGTCTGTGCAGGATGTCCAGCTCCCGCCATCCGCGGGCTGCCTTGTGTCAGCTGAGTGTCACGGCGGACAAGCGGGCCAACTTGTGCGCAGCCCGAGAGCTGCTGGAGGAGGCAAAGCGGCGAGGTGCCAGCATGGCCTTCCTGCCCGAGGCCTTCGACTACATCGGCTCCggtcgggaggagaccctggggctGTCGGAGACCCTTGCCGGAGAGACGATGACGCAATACACGCAGATGGCCAGGTACTTTTGGCTTCTTATTAGATGTTTGCGTTGTCGtcgtgcatttaaaaaataataataataataatttgtttttaacaattcaagatcggtatcggacgataattagcattttgtcttgatcggctgatcagctttaatgtcatagaCTTGCCGATCCGATCGTTGTCGCCAcggatcggctccgcaaaagacatttactccgcgtcgccatcgtgtacgcGAAACagcatttgaatccaaaagccagtttatttggagccttgtcgcgcgtcttttgaTGTGGTCCTGTCACTATcagaccaccaataaagttacggctcgcaagcaggcaataaaacgtcacgtagcctagcaagctagcggtgggacgaacggttggacgtaaacatgccgccgttctgtcgaatcccGCTCTCGAGTTTCGGTGAATTAAAAatcaagtcatttaattacagtaagttagcacccgttatttctgtcatgttgtgatGTTGGTTTGAcgtgactgattagaatacacgatctgacgaaaggctttccacaaggtttagcaGTGTGTTTATGGGCGTTTAGgaacatttttccagaagcgcatttgtgaggttacacactaaTGTTGGATGAAAAAGCCTGGCTCtgagtctccgctctaattcattcATCCAAGCGtgctctatagggttgaggtcaggattctgcaggccagtcaagttcatccacatcaaactctctcatccatgtctttatgaaccttgctttgtgcactgatgcacagtcatgttggaacaagaaggtgccatctccaaactgttcctacAAACGTGGAAATGTCCAATATATTAGCCCCTGAGATCCAGTGAAAGgaagattttggacaattcaaacagtttggggattaccccttcctgttgtaacatgtctgtgcaccaatgcacaaagcaaggtccaaaaagacatccatccatccattttccataccccttatcctcactagagtcacggGTGTGCCGGCGCCTATCTccgctgactctgggcgagggccggggtacaccctgagatGTCAtcagccagttgcagggcacatacaaacaaacaaacaaccattcacactcacactcacattacacctatgggcaatttagggccttcagtcaacctaccacgcatgtttttgggatgtgggaggaaaccggagtacttggAAAAAACCCACttaggcacggggaggacatgcaaactctggATTTGAGCCCggctcctcaaaactgtgaggggGGCttagagtcgagccgctgctcctccacatctacaggaggcagatgaggtggctcaggcatctgtttGGGATGCCTCcacggtgaggtgttctgggcaaaCCCCACTGGGAGGCGCCCCGAACGACCCATGACGCGCTGTGCGCGTTTTACAGAAAATTTCAAGCGGGCGTGAATAACATACTTGAATGAAAccgcttgaagcaagcacgctttgcctcttatttggagagctGTGCGAGAGACTCGGTTTCCTCAAAGCGATGTTATACGATAGTCTATCATTTCTTAACTGAGAAGAGGCACTAAGCAATACCAGAAAATACCTGTTCGCgtcatccaatttaagcgctagtgacgtttaactGTAGTTcgccaatcaaacgacacaagaaagtcacgtgACCTCCCACgtcgtcttccattgggcttcccagACACGGGTATGTATGTCCCAAACCTTCTCACGTCCCTCGTCACAGGAAGTTGGACATCTGGCTGTCTTTGGGGGGCTTCCATGAACGAGGATGCGAGCGGCGAATTTACAACAGCCACATCGTCGTTAACAATCAAGGTCGTATTCTCCTAAAATGTGCGTGGGCTCCTCGGCGCCTCCTGAGCTCTCGCTGCCACATTTTCATATACGTGCAGGTGAGATGGTGTCCACCTACAGGAAGTGCCACCTGTTTGACGTGGAGCTTCCCGAAAAGGGCGTCTTGCTCAACGAAAGCGCCTACACGATCCCGGGACCCTCGCTGGTAGCGCCGGTCCAAACCCCCGTCGGCCAGGTGTCTCCTCTGCACCGAAAGGCGAGCCTTTTCGACTTCCCCTTCTCACGGATGTGGCCTTTTCCCGTCAGATCGGATTGGGAATCTGCTACGACTTGAGATTCCCGGAGTTTTCGCTGGCGTTGCAGAAGAGCGGCGCCGACATCCTGACGTTCCCGTCGGCCTTCACTGAGGCGACTGGAGCTGCTCACTGGGAGGTAGGACGCGTCCCCGTCTCCAATTGGACCCATTGAGTTCCGAAAGGTGGGCCGGCCCCATTTGCGACGGGGGGTTTCACTGATGGCACACGATTACGGCTGAGCTCAACTGAACTGAGGGAGCAACAAATGTTCATGAAGTGGTTCTACGTTCACGCGCGAGAGATTTGTACCTTTGAACGAGTGGTTCTCGAACGCCATCACCCTCGGAGAGCGCAAGGCAAATTCAAATGTGCAGTTAGCTGAACACGCACGAATGACTGATGGGTTAGCTTAGCTGCTAGTTTGACCCATTTTATTTGGGTCCCTAATTGAGCATTttgttgacaaaatattgatgttATAACAAATATTAGGTAGCAAAGCCAATGAATCATCATAATAGTGCTTTGGACTTCTGTGAGGCAGACTGGTATAACGactaactcatggaatcctgcgGACCAAAATCAAAAATTCGAAGCATTAATATCTCAGCAAAACTTACAGAGTTAAATAATTTCAATTACGTACCTCTACTGGACCTCTCCTTGAGgagtcaccttatcgtggtggaggggtttttgtgtcccaatgatccgaggagctaagttgtctggggcttcacgcccctggtagggtcaccgaGGTGAGGGTCCAGACAAAgtacggctccaaaaacccccaTGAAGAAAGAatcaaatggatctaggtttcccttgcctggacgcggggcACGAATGCGAGCGcctggcctgtgggactccggaggcagctgatgggtactggctggccaagcgaatGCCGCTTTGGTGGTCTCCGAGGCAAAAACACGGGCGTGGGAGGTGTTTGGTGTTTgacatggagaacgacttccggactgcttcgaggaaattctggcagtgcaccatcaacactgtgtatagtggggatgaggcgctcctgacctcgactcgggacctTGTGAGTCGGTggtgagaatacttcgaagacctcctcaattccaccgacgccttcccatgaggaagcagtgtCTGGGGTcgctgaggcgggctctcctatcatctggggttgaggtcgccgaggtggttaaaaagctcctcggtggcaaggccccgggggtggatgagattcgcccggagttcctaaaggctctggatgttgtggggctgtccagGTGACACGCCTCACCTGCAGGGTGCCCGGGatctccctttgagatagggtgagcagctcggtcatccgggaagggCTCAGAGAGGGGATCCTCCGcgttgagaggagccagatgaggtgggtcggtcatctgtttaggatgcctcccggacgcctccctggtgaggtgttccgggcacgtcccaccaggaggagaccccggggacgacccaggacacgctggagagacaatgtcctccggctggcctgggaacacgtcgggatccccccggaa is part of the Phyllopteryx taeniolatus isolate TA_2022b chromosome 23, UOR_Ptae_1.2, whole genome shotgun sequence genome and encodes:
- the nit1 gene encoding deaminated glutathione amidase isoform X1, which translates into the protein MLFFVFRLLRPSVEKSVPLSVWTIKLHNRMSSSRHPRAALCQLSVTADKRANLCAARELLEEAKRRGASMAFLPEAFDYIGSGREETLGLSETLAGETMTQYTQMARKLDIWLSLGGFHERGCERRIYNSHIVVNNQGEMVSTYRKCHLFDVELPEKGVLLNESAYTIPGPSLVAPVQTPVGQIGLGICYDLRFPEFSLALQKSGADILTFPSAFTEATGAAHWEVLLRARAIENQCYVLAAAQVGRHHDGRSSYGHALAVDPWGVVMADCGGERAGVALVEVDLDKIRTVRRNMPLRKHRRDATFYTSL
- the nit1 gene encoding deaminated glutathione amidase isoform X2 — translated: MSPIGMSSSRHPRAALCQLSVTADKRANLCAARELLEEAKRRGASMAFLPEAFDYIGSGREETLGLSETLAGETMTQYTQMARKLDIWLSLGGFHERGCERRIYNSHIVVNNQGEMVSTYRKCHLFDVELPEKGVLLNESAYTIPGPSLVAPVQTPVGQIGLGICYDLRFPEFSLALQKSGADILTFPSAFTEATGAAHWEVLLRARAIENQCYVLAAAQVGRHHDGRSSYGHALAVDPWGVVMADCGGERAGVALVEVDLDKIRTVRRNMPLRKHRRDATFYTSL